In the Mycolicibacter sp. MU0102 genome, one interval contains:
- a CDS encoding flavin-containing monooxygenase: MTEHLDVVIVGAGISGISAAWHLQDRCPNKSYAILESRDNLGGTWDLFKYPGIRSDSDMFTLGFRFKPWRSAHSIAEGADIWNYINEAATENGIDKHIRYRHRVVSADWSDADNQWTVTVDNNGEQEQITASFVFACSGYYNYAEGYSPEFPGAADFAGTIVHPQHWPEDLDYAGKKIVVIGSGATAVTLIPALANSGAGHVTMLQRSPTYIGALPLVDPFAVQANRFLPTKAAHFANRWKAIGFSTLQYQLARKFPKYMRKTLMTMAKHRLPEGFDVQKHFGPRYNPWDERLCLAPNGDLFKTIRSGKADVVTDTIDTFTKTGIRLSSGQELEADIIITATGLNMQLLGGASLLRNGEPIDLPKAMTYKGLMFSGVPNAAVTFGYTNASWTLKADLVSEFVCRVLNYMDDNGFDRVEAQHPGAAVKEEPFMDFSPGYFRRAMDDLPRSGSEAPWRLKQNYLLDLRLIRHGKVDEKSLKFSKHRAPVSV, translated from the coding sequence ATGACTGAACACCTCGATGTTGTGATCGTCGGCGCCGGCATCTCCGGTATCAGCGCGGCCTGGCACCTGCAGGACCGCTGCCCGAACAAGAGCTACGCCATCCTGGAAAGCCGGGACAACCTCGGCGGCACCTGGGATCTGTTCAAGTACCCCGGCATCCGCTCGGACTCCGACATGTTCACCCTGGGTTTCCGGTTCAAGCCGTGGCGGTCGGCGCACTCGATCGCCGAAGGCGCCGACATCTGGAACTACATCAATGAGGCCGCCACCGAGAACGGCATCGACAAGCACATCCGCTACCGGCACCGGGTCGTCTCGGCGGACTGGTCCGACGCCGACAACCAGTGGACGGTCACCGTCGACAACAACGGCGAGCAAGAGCAGATCACCGCGTCGTTCGTGTTCGCGTGCAGCGGCTACTACAACTACGCCGAGGGCTACTCGCCGGAGTTCCCGGGCGCCGCGGACTTCGCCGGCACCATCGTGCACCCGCAGCATTGGCCCGAGGACCTGGACTACGCCGGCAAGAAGATCGTGGTGATCGGCAGTGGCGCCACCGCGGTCACGCTGATCCCCGCGCTGGCCAACTCCGGGGCCGGGCACGTGACCATGCTGCAGCGGTCGCCGACCTACATCGGCGCGCTGCCCCTGGTCGACCCGTTCGCGGTGCAGGCGAACCGGTTCCTGCCGACCAAGGCGGCGCACTTCGCCAACCGCTGGAAGGCGATCGGCTTCAGCACCCTGCAGTACCAGCTGGCGCGGAAGTTCCCGAAGTACATGCGCAAGACGTTGATGACGATGGCCAAGCACCGGCTGCCGGAAGGCTTCGACGTGCAGAAGCACTTCGGGCCGCGGTACAACCCGTGGGACGAGCGCCTGTGCCTGGCGCCCAACGGTGATCTGTTCAAGACCATCCGCAGCGGCAAGGCGGACGTCGTCACCGACACGATCGACACGTTCACCAAGACCGGGATCCGGCTGAGCTCCGGCCAGGAACTCGAGGCCGACATCATCATCACCGCGACCGGCCTGAACATGCAGTTGCTGGGCGGGGCGTCGCTGCTGCGCAACGGCGAGCCGATCGATCTGCCCAAGGCGATGACCTACAAGGGCTTGATGTTCTCCGGCGTGCCCAACGCCGCGGTGACTTTCGGCTACACCAACGCGTCGTGGACGCTCAAGGCCGACCTGGTGTCGGAGTTCGTCTGCCGGGTGCTCAACTACATGGATGACAACGGTTTCGACCGGGTCGAGGCGCAGCACCCCGGTGCCGCGGTCAAGGAAGAGCCGTTCATGGACTTCAGCCCCGGCTACTTCCGACGGGCGATGGATGACCTGCCGCGCTCGGGGTCGGAGGCGCCGTGGCGTCTCAAGCAGAACTATCTGCTGGACCTGCGGCTGATCCGACACGGCAAGGTGGACGAGAAGTCGCTGAAGTTCAGCAAGCACCGGGCGCCGGTAAGCGTCTAG
- a CDS encoding TetR/AcrR family transcriptional regulator translates to MTSPNATRHGRRGTRPSGDDRELAILATAERLLEQRPLAEISVDDLAKGAGISRPTFYFYFKSKDAVLLSLLEPMIAAADSEFVGAVQRLPTDPRRIWRSGIKAFFIAFSSHRAIARAGTEALATSPEFKAMWNGFMQRWIEQTAAMITAERERGAAPTTIDALDLATSLNQMNERTMMAALVAEQPSVPHEKVVDTLTHVWVSSIYGQAS, encoded by the coding sequence ATGACCAGCCCAAATGCGACCCGTCACGGACGCCGAGGAACGCGGCCATCCGGCGACGATCGGGAGCTGGCCATCCTGGCCACCGCCGAACGACTGCTTGAGCAGCGTCCGCTGGCCGAGATCTCGGTCGACGATCTGGCCAAGGGCGCCGGGATCTCGCGGCCCACCTTCTACTTCTATTTCAAGTCCAAAGACGCGGTGCTGCTCTCCCTGTTGGAGCCCATGATCGCGGCGGCCGACTCCGAGTTCGTCGGAGCGGTGCAACGACTGCCCACCGACCCGCGCCGGATCTGGCGCAGTGGCATCAAGGCGTTCTTCATCGCGTTCAGCTCGCACCGCGCGATCGCCCGGGCCGGAACCGAGGCACTGGCCACCAGCCCGGAATTCAAGGCGATGTGGAACGGCTTCATGCAGAGGTGGATCGAGCAGACCGCTGCGATGATCACCGCGGAACGCGAGCGCGGCGCCGCGCCGACGACCATCGACGCCCTGGATCTGGCGACATCACTGAATCAGATGAACGAGCGCACCATGATGGCGGCGCTGGTGGCCGAGCAGCCGTCGGTGCCGCACGAGAAAGTGGTCGACACGTTGACCCACGTCTGGGTCAGCAGCATCTACGGCCAGGCGTCCTGA
- a CDS encoding LLM class F420-dependent oxidoreductase: protein MRFAFKTSPQNTTWSDMLAVWRAADDIDVYESGWTFDHFYPIFSDPTGPCLEGWTTLTALAQATTRLRVGTLVTGIHYRHPAVLANMAAALDIISGGRLELGIGAGWNEEESGAYGIELGSISERFDRFEEACQVLIGLLSADTTTFAGTYYQLTDARNEPKGPQRPHPPICIGGNGEKRTLKITARYAQHWNFVGGTPAEFARKRDVLAAHCADIGRDPKQITLSAHLRLQPDLDYGQLIEDAEALGAEGLDLAIVYLPAPHDPAVLEPLAEAIRDSGLLA from the coding sequence ATGCGCTTCGCGTTCAAGACTTCACCGCAGAACACCACCTGGTCGGACATGCTGGCCGTGTGGCGTGCCGCGGACGACATCGACGTCTACGAATCCGGCTGGACCTTCGACCACTTCTACCCGATCTTCTCCGATCCGACCGGCCCGTGCCTGGAGGGCTGGACCACCCTGACGGCGTTGGCCCAGGCCACCACCCGCTTGCGCGTGGGCACATTGGTGACCGGCATCCACTACCGCCACCCCGCGGTGCTGGCCAACATGGCTGCCGCGCTCGACATCATCTCCGGCGGCCGGTTGGAGCTGGGGATCGGCGCGGGTTGGAATGAAGAGGAGTCGGGCGCCTACGGGATCGAGTTGGGCAGCATCTCCGAGCGCTTCGACCGTTTCGAGGAGGCCTGCCAGGTGCTGATCGGCCTGTTGAGCGCGGACACCACCACCTTCGCCGGCACCTATTACCAACTCACCGACGCCCGCAACGAACCCAAGGGTCCGCAGCGCCCCCACCCGCCGATCTGCATCGGCGGCAACGGTGAGAAGCGCACGCTGAAGATCACGGCGAGATACGCCCAGCATTGGAACTTCGTCGGCGGCACTCCCGCCGAGTTCGCCCGCAAGCGCGACGTGCTGGCCGCGCATTGCGCCGATATCGGGCGCGACCCGAAGCAGATCACCTTGTCGGCGCACCTGCGGTTGCAGCCGGATCTCGATTACGGGCAGCTGATCGAGGACGCCGAAGCGCTCGGCGCCGAGGGCCTGGATCTGGCGATCGTCTACCTGCCGGCGCCCCACGACCCGGCGGTTCTAGAGCCGTTGGCCGAAGCCATCCGTGACTCCGGACTGCTGGCGTAG
- a CDS encoding TetR/AcrR family transcriptional regulator — translation MTRTTGPGREHASHSRRAAPPAQRLLETATELFAAQDIREVGIDRILAEAGVAKASLYNLYGSKEALVLAYLTALDQADRKRYHGAAARLDDPVEQILLFFDLAAAAAKKRRYRGCLYVNAAGAYAGTELEPVVAHRRWMHTTLAGLLAQAGVADAQERAGDLQLLYDGALVGSKVEQSVAPIVRARRLAANQIATTATHIT, via the coding sequence ATGACGCGCACGACCGGACCGGGCCGCGAGCATGCCTCGCATTCCAGGCGTGCCGCACCGCCCGCACAACGGCTGCTCGAGACGGCGACGGAACTCTTTGCGGCACAGGACATTCGAGAAGTGGGTATTGACCGGATCCTGGCCGAAGCCGGGGTTGCGAAGGCGAGTCTCTACAACCTCTACGGCTCGAAGGAAGCGCTCGTGCTGGCCTACCTGACCGCTTTGGATCAGGCTGATCGCAAGCGATACCACGGGGCCGCGGCGCGACTCGACGATCCCGTCGAGCAGATCCTGCTGTTCTTTGACCTTGCCGCGGCGGCCGCCAAGAAGCGCCGCTACCGCGGATGCCTGTATGTCAACGCCGCCGGCGCGTATGCCGGTACCGAACTCGAGCCGGTGGTGGCGCATCGGCGCTGGATGCATACGACGTTGGCGGGACTACTTGCTCAAGCTGGTGTAGCCGATGCGCAGGAGCGCGCAGGTGACCTTCAGTTGCTCTACGACGGCGCGCTGGTGGGTTCCAAAGTCGAACAGTCTGTCGCACCGATCGTCCGGGCCCGTCGGCTGGCCGCCAACCAAATCGCCACTACAGCTACACACATCACTTAG
- a CDS encoding DUF4242 domain-containing protein: MTLYLYEIAPLRLDRSDADRAIKELDAVIHREGGELIEAQVAGEAHRIFAIAEFGSCQAPSVDAATLSVAEASGPHSVRLVGAELAQLKAARPAAGYLVEWDLPADLDMDTYLARKKAKSPKYADVPEVTFLRTYVREDMDKCLCFYDAPDETAVRRAREAVTTPIDRLHRLEGEQR, encoded by the coding sequence ATGACTCTGTACCTCTACGAGATCGCTCCGCTGCGCCTCGACCGCTCCGACGCCGACCGCGCGATCAAGGAACTTGACGCTGTCATCCACCGCGAGGGTGGCGAACTGATCGAGGCCCAGGTGGCCGGTGAGGCACACCGGATCTTCGCGATCGCAGAATTCGGCTCCTGTCAGGCGCCTTCGGTGGACGCCGCAACGTTGTCGGTGGCCGAGGCCAGCGGCCCGCACTCGGTACGGCTGGTCGGCGCCGAGCTCGCTCAACTCAAGGCCGCCCGCCCCGCCGCGGGCTATCTCGTCGAATGGGACCTGCCCGCCGATCTGGACATGGACACCTACCTGGCCCGTAAAAAAGCCAAGTCCCCGAAGTACGCCGATGTCCCCGAAGTGACCTTCTTGCGCACCTACGTTCGCGAAGACATGGACAAGTGCCTGTGCTTCTACGACGCCCCCGACGAGACCGCGGTCCGCCGGGCTCGGGAAGCCGTCACCACCCCAATCGACCGCCTGCACCGCCTGGAAGGCGAGCAGCGGTGA
- a CDS encoding acyl-CoA dehydrogenase family protein → MSAPVHLVHTALADLTAIVADRAEALDTGRLDVRDDLARFGSAGLFEAALRDDGLPDLVSVIEHTAAASLAVGFSLWAHTMAVTYLAHAPEPAREERLEALSSGNRAGVTAMAAGLKQVAGLGPVPLVADGSGDHLRITGPIHWASNVFDDSLIVLPARRPDGTTLVAVVDANLPGITVNPAPDLMALGATASTSLRLHEVPVAPEQILTEDLAAFVSTIRPTFLLLQTAFCVGVAAAAREGAEQATGQLAEQFGTERTELGQQLHRLRDTLFALARNPQAAGLAEIIRLRLDAATTAVDATRLESTLAGGAGYATRSAANRRFREAAFLPIQSPSEGQLRWELSRYV, encoded by the coding sequence GTGAGTGCTCCGGTGCACCTTGTGCACACCGCGCTGGCCGACCTCACGGCGATCGTCGCGGATCGCGCCGAAGCGCTCGACACCGGCCGCCTCGACGTGCGCGACGACCTGGCGCGGTTCGGGTCGGCGGGACTGTTCGAGGCGGCGCTACGCGACGACGGTCTGCCGGACTTGGTGTCGGTGATCGAACACACCGCGGCGGCCAGCCTGGCGGTCGGATTCTCGCTGTGGGCGCACACCATGGCGGTGACCTATCTGGCCCACGCGCCGGAACCGGCACGTGAGGAACGCTTGGAGGCACTGAGCAGCGGTAACCGCGCGGGCGTGACAGCGATGGCAGCCGGACTCAAGCAGGTGGCCGGCCTGGGTCCGGTTCCGCTGGTCGCCGACGGTTCCGGTGACCACCTGCGGATCACCGGACCGATTCACTGGGCGTCCAACGTCTTCGACGATTCCCTGATCGTGTTGCCGGCCCGCCGCCCCGATGGCACAACGCTGGTAGCCGTGGTCGATGCGAACCTGCCGGGCATCACCGTCAACCCCGCTCCAGACCTGATGGCGCTGGGGGCCACCGCGTCGACGTCGCTGCGCCTCCATGAAGTCCCGGTCGCACCGGAGCAGATCCTCACTGAGGACCTGGCAGCCTTCGTCAGCACGATTCGACCGACATTTCTGTTGCTGCAGACCGCCTTCTGCGTCGGCGTGGCCGCTGCCGCGCGCGAGGGCGCCGAGCAAGCGACCGGCCAACTGGCCGAGCAGTTCGGTACCGAGCGCACCGAGCTGGGCCAACAGCTTCACCGGCTGCGCGACACGCTGTTCGCGTTGGCTCGTAACCCGCAGGCGGCCGGTCTCGCCGAGATTATTCGACTGCGCCTGGACGCCGCGACGACCGCGGTGGACGCCACCCGGCTGGAATCGACATTGGCCGGTGGCGCCGGCTACGCCACCCGCAGCGCGGCCAACCGACGCTTTCGGGAAGCGGCGTTTCTCCCTATCCAATCTCCATCGGAAGGACAACTGCGGTGGGAACTGAGTCGGTACGTGTAA
- a CDS encoding ABC transporter ATP-binding protein, which yields MGTESVRVTQGSKRFGSVTVLRDINLAVGDGEFVAVLGSSGSGKSTLLRVLAGLEPLDGGTVTWNSDGNRPRTGVVFQRPLLMPWLSVAENVAYARRFAAHRADFDQARAAELMTRFGVDQLADRYPDQLSGGQAQRVAILRAVATNPRLLLLDEPFSALDPTTRADLQGWLAQLAAELGVTVVLVTHDVDEALRLAERVVLLGADGRLRNQWAVGATTPPDGHADLRQEILAHYDGDPIGVAGVRS from the coding sequence GTGGGAACTGAGTCGGTACGTGTAACCCAGGGCAGCAAGCGGTTTGGTTCGGTCACCGTCTTGCGTGACATCAACCTCGCAGTCGGTGACGGGGAATTCGTAGCGGTCCTGGGCAGCAGTGGCAGCGGCAAGTCGACGCTGCTGCGAGTGCTGGCCGGGCTGGAGCCACTGGATGGCGGCACCGTCACCTGGAATTCTGACGGCAACCGGCCGCGCACCGGCGTGGTGTTCCAGCGTCCGCTGCTGATGCCCTGGTTGAGCGTCGCCGAAAACGTCGCGTACGCACGGCGGTTCGCCGCCCACCGGGCAGACTTCGACCAGGCGCGCGCCGCCGAGTTGATGACCCGATTCGGTGTCGACCAGCTGGCCGATCGCTATCCCGATCAGCTGTCCGGAGGTCAGGCCCAACGCGTGGCCATTCTGCGTGCGGTGGCCACCAACCCGCGGCTGTTGCTGCTCGACGAACCTTTCAGCGCACTGGATCCGACCACCCGCGCCGACTTACAGGGCTGGCTGGCCCAGTTGGCGGCCGAGCTGGGAGTGACCGTCGTCTTGGTGACGCACGACGTTGACGAGGCGCTGCGGCTGGCCGAGCGAGTCGTGCTCCTCGGTGCCGATGGACGCCTGCGCAACCAGTGGGCGGTCGGCGCCACCACGCCACCCGACGGTCACGCCGACCTGCGCCAGGAGATCTTGGCGCACTACGACGGCGACCCTATCGGCGTTGCCGGAGTGCGGTCGTGA
- a CDS encoding ABC transporter substrate-binding protein, with translation MTTLTRRSLLIGAAATAAAGGVFGIGDLARSATVSRAADTGGPLRIGYLPITDAAPLLLAHSAALYPAGLVSSAKPVLFRSWASLGEAFVTGKVDVVHLLMPMAVQLRYALGGGVRVLGWNHTNGSALTVAPHIKDLADLAGTQVAIPFWWSIHNIVLQQLLRAHGLRPVVRRSASRAARTVELIVMSPSDMVPALANRSIGGYVVADPFNAVAQIKKIGRIHTFLGDVWRDHACCVLITRDDVIAQRPNAIQQVTDAVVGAQLLLNTDRVKAAKALGGGHYLPQPVPAVQLALTYPDPPYPLAHPDWQPQRLGFTPFPFASFTDRLVEAMGETVIDGDRRFLERLDPARVHADLVDDQFVRSALAQHGGPAAFGLAASLTREEQVHAS, from the coding sequence GTGACCACGCTGACCCGACGCAGTCTGCTGATCGGGGCGGCGGCAACTGCGGCGGCAGGCGGCGTTTTCGGGATCGGCGACCTGGCCCGCAGCGCCACCGTCAGCCGCGCAGCCGATACCGGTGGCCCGCTGCGGATCGGTTACCTACCGATCACCGACGCTGCCCCACTGTTGCTGGCGCACAGCGCCGCGCTGTACCCGGCGGGGCTGGTCAGTTCGGCCAAACCAGTACTGTTCCGCAGTTGGGCATCGCTGGGCGAGGCCTTCGTCACCGGCAAGGTCGATGTGGTGCATCTGCTGATGCCGATGGCCGTCCAGCTGCGCTACGCCTTGGGCGGTGGCGTCCGGGTACTGGGCTGGAATCACACCAACGGTTCGGCGCTGACCGTGGCGCCGCACATCAAGGACCTGGCGGATCTGGCCGGTACCCAAGTGGCGATCCCGTTCTGGTGGTCCATTCACAATATCGTGCTGCAGCAGTTGCTGCGCGCACACGGCCTGCGACCGGTGGTGCGGCGCAGCGCTTCTCGTGCCGCACGCACCGTGGAGCTGATCGTGATGAGCCCCTCGGATATGGTGCCCGCACTGGCGAACCGCTCGATCGGCGGCTACGTCGTCGCGGACCCGTTCAACGCGGTCGCCCAGATCAAGAAGATCGGCCGCATCCACACCTTCCTCGGCGATGTGTGGCGTGACCACGCCTGCTGCGTGCTGATTACCCGCGACGACGTGATCGCCCAGCGGCCGAACGCCATCCAGCAGGTGACCGATGCCGTGGTCGGCGCGCAGCTGCTGCTGAACACCGATCGAGTCAAGGCCGCCAAGGCCCTTGGCGGGGGCCACTACCTGCCCCAACCGGTGCCGGCGGTGCAGCTGGCGCTGACCTATCCCGATCCCCCGTATCCGCTGGCGCATCCGGACTGGCAGCCGCAACGGCTGGGCTTTACCCCGTTTCCCTTTGCCAGCTTCACGGACCGCCTCGTAGAAGCCATGGGTGAGACGGTCATCGACGGCGATCGCCGCTTCCTGGAGCGGCTGGATCCCGCCCGGGTGCACGCGGACCTCGTCGACGACCAGTTCGTGCGGTCCGCCCTGGCGCAACACGGCGGACCCGCAGCGTTCGGCTTGGCCGCATCATTGACCCGCGAAGAACAGGTACACGCCTCATGA
- a CDS encoding ABC transporter permease, translating into MTTIAVQPNDQRPPGAEAGTRSAWWPRVWPPVVSVSVAIALWWAATSVLCAPQSLLRQTAPQHVVAALVDLIGRGVLVSDTAVSLYRLLIGLLIAALVGIPTGLLIGLSRTAERAAGPVVAFLRMISPLSWTPIIVAVFGIGSQPVIFLIAAAAVWPVLLGTVAGVHAIDPGYLHVARSLHASRFEQLTAVVLPAVRVPVQNGLRLALGIAWVVLVPAEMLGVRSGLGYQILNARDQLAYDQVVAVIAVIGVLGYLLDLAARILLAPRRNAAS; encoded by the coding sequence ATGACCACCATCGCCGTGCAGCCCAATGACCAGCGGCCCCCAGGCGCCGAAGCCGGCACCCGGTCTGCGTGGTGGCCCCGGGTCTGGCCCCCGGTCGTCAGCGTGAGCGTGGCCATCGCGCTGTGGTGGGCGGCGACTTCGGTGCTCTGCGCCCCGCAGTCGCTGCTGCGACAAACGGCACCGCAGCACGTCGTTGCGGCACTGGTGGACCTGATCGGTCGGGGCGTGCTGGTGTCTGACACTGCCGTGAGCCTCTACCGTCTGCTGATCGGCCTGCTGATCGCTGCGCTGGTCGGCATCCCGACGGGCCTGCTCATCGGCTTGAGCCGCACCGCGGAGCGGGCGGCCGGACCGGTTGTGGCGTTCCTGCGGATGATCTCTCCGCTGTCGTGGACCCCGATCATCGTGGCGGTGTTCGGCATCGGCAGCCAGCCGGTGATCTTCCTGATCGCCGCCGCAGCGGTCTGGCCGGTGCTGCTCGGAACGGTCGCCGGAGTCCATGCGATCGACCCGGGCTATCTGCATGTCGCGCGGTCGTTGCACGCCAGCCGGTTCGAGCAGTTGACCGCCGTAGTGCTGCCGGCGGTCCGAGTGCCGGTGCAGAACGGTCTGCGCCTGGCGCTGGGCATCGCCTGGGTGGTGCTGGTGCCCGCCGAAATGCTAGGCGTGCGATCGGGTCTGGGATATCAGATCCTCAACGCCCGCGACCAGCTCGCCTACGACCAGGTGGTCGCGGTGATCGCGGTGATCGGCGTTCTCGGCTACCTGCTCGACCTGGCAGCCCGCATCCTTCTCGCACCGCGTCGTAACGCCGCGAGCTGA
- a CDS encoding glutamate synthase subunit beta, producing MADPRGFMTNTQRILPLRRPVSERVSDWNEVYQDFAEDTLRQQAGRCMDCGIPFCHHGCPLGNLIPEWNDLVRTGRWREAFDRLHATNNFPDFTGRLCPAPCEPACVLGINQPPVTIKQVEYEIVERGFAEGWAQPIPPTVRTGKSVAVVGSGPAGLAAAQQLTRGGHAVTVFERDDRIGGLLRYGIPEFKMEKRILDRRLEQMAGEGTTFKTGVNVGVDLTVEQLREDFDAVVLAGGATAWRDLPIPGRELEGIHQAMEYLPWANRVQAGDLAEPPITAHGKKVVIIGGGDTGADCLGTVHRQGGTCVHQFEIMPRPPEIRDPSTPWPTYPLIMRTTSAHEEGGDRVFSVNTEEFTGRDGRVTGLRAHEVRRRNGSFEKVDGTDFELEADLVLLAMGFVGPERSPLLADLGVEFTERGSVARDADYATAVPGVYVAGDMGRGQSLIVWAIAEGRGAAASVDRYLMGRTALPSPITATAAPLR from the coding sequence ATGGCTGACCCGAGAGGATTCATGACCAACACCCAGCGCATCCTGCCGTTGCGCCGTCCGGTCTCCGAGCGGGTGAGCGACTGGAACGAGGTGTATCAGGATTTCGCCGAAGACACCTTGCGCCAGCAGGCGGGACGCTGCATGGACTGCGGTATCCCGTTCTGCCACCATGGCTGTCCGCTGGGCAACCTCATCCCGGAGTGGAACGACTTGGTACGCACCGGGCGCTGGCGTGAGGCGTTCGACAGGCTGCACGCCACGAACAACTTCCCGGACTTCACCGGCCGGCTCTGCCCCGCGCCATGTGAACCGGCCTGTGTGCTGGGCATCAACCAGCCGCCGGTGACCATCAAGCAGGTCGAGTACGAGATCGTCGAACGCGGCTTCGCCGAAGGCTGGGCGCAACCGATCCCACCCACGGTCCGCACCGGGAAGTCGGTCGCGGTGGTGGGCTCGGGGCCGGCCGGACTGGCCGCTGCCCAGCAACTCACCCGGGGCGGGCACGCGGTGACGGTCTTCGAGCGCGATGACCGCATCGGTGGTCTGCTGCGTTACGGCATACCGGAATTCAAGATGGAGAAGCGAATTCTGGACCGGCGGCTGGAGCAGATGGCCGGCGAGGGAACGACGTTCAAGACGGGCGTGAATGTCGGGGTAGATCTGACCGTCGAGCAGCTGCGCGAAGACTTCGACGCTGTTGTGCTGGCCGGAGGGGCCACCGCCTGGCGAGACCTGCCGATCCCGGGCCGGGAGCTCGAGGGCATCCATCAGGCGATGGAGTACCTGCCGTGGGCGAACCGGGTGCAGGCCGGCGACCTGGCTGAGCCGCCGATCACCGCGCACGGCAAGAAAGTCGTCATCATCGGCGGCGGTGACACCGGCGCCGACTGCCTGGGCACGGTGCACCGCCAGGGCGGGACGTGCGTGCACCAGTTCGAGATCATGCCGCGTCCGCCGGAGATCCGTGATCCGTCCACCCCGTGGCCGACCTACCCCTTGATCATGCGGACCACGTCCGCGCACGAAGAGGGCGGTGATCGGGTGTTCTCGGTCAACACCGAGGAATTCACCGGCCGTGACGGTCGGGTGACCGGGTTGCGGGCCCACGAAGTGCGCCGCCGCAACGGCAGCTTCGAGAAGGTCGACGGTACCGACTTCGAACTCGAAGCCGACCTGGTGCTGCTCGCAATGGGATTCGTCGGGCCGGAGCGTTCGCCGCTGCTGGCCGATCTGGGTGTGGAGTTCACCGAACGCGGCAGTGTGGCGCGTGATGCGGACTACGCCACCGCGGTGCCGGGTGTCTATGTCGCCGGCGACATGGGCCGCGGTCAATCCCTCATCGTGTGGGCAATCGCCGAGGGGCGCGGTGCCGCGGCGAGCGTGGACCGGTACCTGATGGGCCGCACCGCATTGCCCTCGCCGATCACCGCGACCGCGGCGCCGCTTCGCTGA